The DNA window TGAACGCCAAAAGGTTCAGCATCAAATTCATAAATCGCCGCACTACCGTTGCTAACTGGACGAATACCGTCCATTGCCGCAGGATGGATGCCATGAAAATGCAGAGAGTGAGAATGCCCCGCTTTATTCAGGAACAATATGCGCACGCGATCACCTTGTTTTGCCCTCAGTGTCGGCCCTGGAATGCGACCATTTAAATCCCATATATTGTAATCAACAGCACTATTTAGCTGTATAGCCGAAGTCCCGGCAGTCAAGCTAAATTCCCGAATTATCCGCCCATTTTCCCGCTTGGGCGTTCCATAATCAAAATCTCGAATTACCTGCATAGGGTTAGCAGCACTTTTGGCGACTGCCTCCATCTCCAAGGATGGTATTCTTACCAACTGCTTTTGGACATTTAGCCTATGCCACACCACCGCTACCCCTGCTATACCAGTTCCTGCTAACCCAAGTTTCAACAACTGACGACGACTTACTATTTTTTCTTTATTGAGAGTAAATTTATTAGGCATAGCAGATCTTAGATTTGCAATTCCAAATAAACTGCGATTATTTTGCAATTAATTTTTATTGAAGAGGAATTAAGAATTAATGTCAATAATTTTTCAATGTTTTTATGATTGCATACAAAACTCGACTTACTTTCTACAGCACTCCGCAGAGATAAGACTTTGCTTGGTTGTACATATTACAAGGAGTTAAGTAAGTCCTTAT is part of the Chlorogloeopsis sp. ULAP01 genome and encodes:
- a CDS encoding multicopper oxidase domain-containing protein — translated: MPNKFTLNKEKIVSRRQLLKLGLAGTGIAGVAVVWHRLNVQKQLVRIPSLEMEAVAKSAANPMQVIRDFDYGTPKRENGRIIREFSLTAGTSAIQLNSAVDYNIWDLNGRIPGPTLRAKQGDRVRILFLNKAGHSHSLHFHGIHPAAMDGIRPVSNGSAAIYEFDAEPFGVHLYHCHIEPVTRHIAKGLYGMFIIDPPTPRPPADEIALVMAGYDVNDDNHNEYYAFNGLPDYYMEHPIRIYQNQLIRLYVLNIIEFDPAVTFHLHANFFDVYPSGMTLTPNLKTDVITMGVAERHILEFAFRYPGKYMFHPHQDAIAEHGCMGQFEVVAEKGSPNQRHNA